A region of the Pseudoliparis swirei isolate HS2019 ecotype Mariana Trench chromosome 21, NWPU_hadal_v1, whole genome shotgun sequence genome:
GCGACGGGGTACAGGACCCTGCCGGACTCGGGGGTGTAGAAGGGGTTCAGATACATCTCCATCCGGCTGTTGACCAGAGACCACAGGGACTCCGTCTTCGACCGCACGTCCTGCTCAACAGAGGGgatagggggggaggggtttatgggatgcagcagaagaagaagagttggaGCATTGTTGAGGGCCTCCGGGTCTTACGTGCTGCTCTCGCGCGCTCTGGCAGTTGTAGAGGAAGGTGCCGAAGCGGCAGCTGTAGAGGTGGTCCAGGATGGTCAGCAGGAGGCGCTCGTTGAACTCGAAGGCCGTCGGaaactgagaggagaggaagagcgaagaggaggagccacgtCACAAAGTCTGCCTCAAGAACACAAGTCGCTCGTATTTCACGGGGCTCATAACCGATAGATTTCATTGTCTCCGTTCTGTTCACAAATCACACAACAGGAGTGTCCTTGTGAGAGGTACATGTACTTTGTTGTCACGGTAACGTACGGAGAACCATTGCATACAACATTATAGATGCAAGATATCACATGGAGTTGATAAAAGGTTTAGTGTTGCATATTTATTGTTCTCATCAGCAGCGGTGATGTGAGCTCACGGTCTGTTCTCCAACAGACGGACCACCTGGTACTGAAGGCCTCGTTTCACGTGGAATAAACAGCCATTTAGAGTTGGGTCTGCCGTTGTGCGGTGAACACGTTACTGTGGCCCAGTTCTACCCAGTTTCTTGTGACTGAGCGACCCGATTGTGCCGAGGCGGTGAAAGCAATGCCACAAAGTGCTCGTGACGCACATGGTTAAACTTTAGAATATTAAGATTTGGGccgtttaattgttttttttccgtTGAAAGATGCGATTGGTTGAGAGGGTGTTGACTCATCACTGAAGCCTCggatttacatatttatagacAGTCGTTGCACCGACAACCTTCCGGCTGCTTTAAATAGTCGACTCAGAGGCTTGTTTGTGGCACAGGATTTAAATTGGAATAAACCTGAATTCCTCCCTTAAGCAATAGATGAAGAACATCGGATGCAATCTGACAAATGGAGGTGAACCGCCCCTCAGGATTGACTCAGACGAGTTGAACAAACCTGTTTCGTCATCTGCCACACGCAGTCGATGAACTGGAGGAAGACGGGCGATCGGTCCTGATCGGCGTGGTTCTTGTCGCCGTGGCCtatcctctacacacacacacacacacacgattaacGGATATCTGAGAGCGTATTTCTCGCAGTAAAAAAAATCCATCATTTTAAAAGCATTGCTCACGGAGGCAAACTTGTGGCCAAAGCTGATCCATTCCTTCTCGATCAGCACCTGAAACGACACACAGCAGCACTCGCTGTCATTTCACCACGGCTGACATCCAATCACGTGTAAGCCCACAAACGGTTCTCTGGTGATCCGGTGCTCGGCGGTACTGACCTGGAAGCCCCTGAGCGTGCGGTAGTGGCTGTCCAGCATCAGCATGGCCAGCGAGGTGAGCTGGGCCGTGCGGTCCCAGCCGTCGCTGCAGTGCACCACCACCGAGTTCCCGCTGGAGACCTTGTCTGCTACCTGGATGGCTCCCGACAAcaccagctgcacacacacacacacacacacacacactttagttaAGACCACGAGTCAGGAAGAAATcccagatgacatcatcattgttTTTCCCGTCACCTTGATGTGTTCCAGCCAGTGCGTGGACTCCAGGCTGGACAGCCAATGAGATTCCTCCACGTTGGGGTAGACGATGTCTTTGAGCTTCTTCAGGGACTCCCTCATGACGTGGATGTTCTGGATGTCCAGGAAGACCAGCTCCGCGTTCTGGTACTCGTCGCCCTCGTAGCCTCCTCCCgtggcctgggggagggggggggggggcagcgcgTTTATTTATCGTTTATTTATTCCACAGATGAAAAAGACAATGGGGCATGGGATTCTTTTATTTCCATTGAAAAGCACAGAGCCAGAGACTTAAAGATATCCCCTCGGGCTCGGAGACATTGTGGCGGACATTTTTACAGACCCATCCATGGTGTCCGCCACAATCTTTAAGTGTCTGGTTCAGTGTTATCGCCCTTTTAAAAGTGAACTGAGCCTCATATTTCCGACCTGGTGTAATCTGTCCCTATATTCATTTAAACCCTTCAGCAATTTGGGATTCTCAATGAAGGATATCATTATTTGTCCAAAAGTGAACGCTTCCCTTTAATCAATTTGACAATAAGAACTCCAGAAAAGAAATTGTAAGTGTAATTCTAAATTAATTAACTGTGcgtctatatataatatgatatgaatTTCTCTCCACTAATCACGGAGACAGACTTCGACTCATGTTTTACCACGTTTAACCGTTTCAATGTTCTTGCCTAAACCTTTTTTGACTACCTTTTTATGGGATGATAAGCCAGCATGGGTAAGTAAAGCAAAGCCAACAACACGTCCATCTCAAGGTGGCCTTCCTCTTCCTAAAGTCAGATATTAATACTGGGCAGAAAATATacagaaaataatattaaaggAAGATAAATGCTGTTCATCTTCTTCCCTTGAGGCTTTGGTGAAAGGGGAATCCTCTGGGTGTGATATCTGAACCGGATCACAACACCTAAAAGAAAAGCTCTCCTCTCTGACCTTGTTGGCCACGGCGTTGACGCTGGGCCGGGCGTCGTAGATGGTGAGCTTGGCTGTGTCGTTGGCCTCTCGGATCACGTCCAGGTAGCGCTCGTCGTCCTTGTTCCTCTTCCCCGACATGCCGACCAGAGGCTGGCTGCAGCGCACGATCACCGCCTGGTTCTCCCGGTGGATCCACGACAGAACCTAAGAGAGCCGAGACCAGACGTCACCCTCAATGTGAATAATACTCTAACTTACACTTTGCAGCTTAAACCATCGATCCACGTACacacactgccgttcaaaagtttggggtcacttagaaacgtccttttttttcaaagcactgtttttatcaatgaagataacattaaatgaatcataaatactctctcaacatgttaatgtgtaaatgactattctctggtgtttaatgaagtctctacatagtgtatagaggcccatctccagtgttctaatggtacattgtgttatcgccttagaagagtaacggaggggtagaaaacccttgaaaagccttatgtgagcgcagctgaaaacaattacgctgctgagagaagctataaaactggccttcctttgagccacaagtttgaagaacaagattaatatttacaataaaaatcattatttctaaccgtgTCAATTtcgtgactatattttatattcattttgaaattaattttataaatacaagtgtctgggtgaccccgaacttgtgaacggtagtgtatgaagAGTATGTTTGAGCAtcaattcattcatttatttctatcTATTAACGTCAAGCAGGCAGCTCACAGCACTACCTAACTACTGAAAGTACCACTACCACGACTACAAGGCAAATAGTCGTTTGCTTCTATTTCAAATGTTCAGAATGTGAAACACAGCTCCTTTAGACGGAGGAGATGTCACATGATTAGTTCAAACATCGAACTGTGATGTGCTGCAAACCAAAATGCGCAGTATATCTTTAAGCATTGTATGTGCATATGTCTGTGATCTATTTTGCCATCCAATCCCACAGAGCAATACTGTCTGTGCATCCTTGAAGATGATGGTGGAAACGTGTACCGGTATGCGTCCTCGTGACCTGAAGGCGGCGACCCTCTTGAGGTCGTCGTCTGAGCTCTTGTAGGGCACCGCGAGCACCGTGGGGTAGGTGTCACACAGCTCGTAGCTCTTGTTGAACACTATGCGCCACTTGTCGTTAGGCAGTCCCTGTAAAAGACAAGCGTCGCCATCGGTTACGGCCTGAAACACAAGAGGACGTCGCAGCGGGAGCCGAGGGGACCGGCGTGAAGGGATTGCTGCTCACCTGCCGCCTGAACTCCTCCATGGGCTTGTAGATGTCCCAGCCTTCTGTGGCGTACTTCTCCTGAGTCACGTATGCAAACAGCGGCTGGACGGAGGCAGAGCAGGAGACTTCAACCCTTTGGGCTCGGTGACCCGAGGACACAACACAAGGTTCTCAAAGGTTCTAAAAGGTTCTCTAATGGGGACGTGACGCCCACCAGTGGGCTGTCacgtgtgtgttgatgtgttttggTTTTCATGTGTAGCTAACATGAGTTTACAGTGAGCACACGTTACGGACTGACGAGCCTTTACATGGGTGTAGgcagggacgtgcggtcaggggtaaaaaaaagtttaaaattaaaataaaaaattaaataatgatatcaaattaatattaatatttgtccaccgatctttatgtatgattAATTTCGAACATgttatagtcaaaatcgctgaatttgcctatttcctgttcaaacacaggatgaaacgagagttgaggcgacgAGTTGAGCCttacctctgattgcgcaatccatcacaaactgggttgatgcgattggcccgtgcgggttgccgtatctctgcatgtcgccaatataatgtttgcagatatgtttatttgccctgataatccacagtctggctaaggtctttaaccattacactttaatgtttgtaagtgacatatttagttttgctgatgggaaataaaaccgcagtgaaaaggcgcagggtgaggtgATAATATTCTGCctcactgaagggggcgctagtgagccaacgggtacttgttgtTGCTTCTTCTTcgcagaggcgccaggcgagtaaagtccgtttgtttttgtattttgctacgtcAGACTGCCAaaatggaagaggattatatatctaagcttaaacagttctcaaaactggactttcagtcaaaagtggacgtgattaacacaggtagaccaacgccggagctaaaaggtttgcttcaaactttcttacctttacgtatctgtaatatgtaccgtgttcgtgtgtgcgcgtgtgtgttgtgtgaagaatgctgatgagacacgaaataaccagtagccaattgaataagctacccttttgggattatatatttgtaaatctgacactaaaggagtcagtgcctcaccaaccatgaacctcaccgcacgtcactggGTGTAGGGTGCGTTGGGGTTTgtaaccagcagggggcgatgtGGAGCGGTATTTAACTACGGACCAGGTTGTCAGGCAGGAGAAGTGATTTGTTACTTGTTGCggtctgtttgttattgtgtaaaaaaaaaaaccttgacaATGGAGGTGTCAGGTCGAAAATTGAGGTAGACGGTGGAGGTAGAAGTTGGAGGTAGAAGGTAGAGGTGGAAGGTAGAGGTAGAAGATGGAGGTAGAAGGTAGAGGTAGAAGATGTAGGTAGAAGGTAGAGGTAGAAGGTAGAGGTAGAAGATGTAGGTAGAAGGTAGAGGTAGAAGGTGGAGGTAGAGGTAGAAGGTAGAGGTCGAAGGTAGAggtagataagataagataagatatatacttttattaatccccaaggggaaattagttctctgcatttaacccatccttagttattaaggagcagtgggctgcagtgatgcgcccgggaagcaactgggggttcagtgccttgctcaaggacacatcgacttgcaacaactaatggggagagccgggatcgaaccgacaaccttggggttgcaggacgacccccttaccccactgagctacagccgccccagaAGAGGTAGAAGGTGGAGGTAGAAGGTAGAGGTATAAGATGTAGGTAGAAGATGGAGGTAGAAGGTAGAGGTAGAAGGTGGAAGTAGAAGGCAGCCTCACCAGACCGTGTGACAGGGGGAAGGCGTGTTTGAAGAGCAGCTCAAAGATATCTCTTCTGCTGTGACCTTCCTGCTTCAAGGCAAACCTCAAGTTCCTCATGtcctattacacacacacacacacacacacacacacacacacaatgtaagatACAAGTCCAAACTTCAGAAGCATCTCCTTCAGACTGCAGGTCATTGCTTTCCCATCAAATGCCtcgtgtccttctggtcacatgacatgtgttCCTCTGTCCCTTCTGGAgaaggctcctcctcttcttccctttctgtctatgtgtacagatcgtaaagccctctgagggacatttgtaatttgtgagaatgggcaatacaaaataaactgagttgatataatattattattcacCACGTTTAGATACATCTTTAACAGTCCTAATGTAACTACCACATAATCATTATGTCCTTTTCAAAAtcaagtgtgtatatatatatatatataacacacctTGCATGTGATGTCCAAGCCGTAGGAGTTTTCTCCTCTGCTCGACGCTCCGCCCATCTTCTCCACCCGACTGATGGCACAGAGAGGAATGTCCAACGCCATCACCACATCCTGAGAGATAGAGGcagcatgttcacacacacacacacacacacacacacacacacacacacacacacacacacacacacacacacacacacacacacacacacacacacacacacacacacacacacacacacacacacacacacacacacacacacatagagacacacacacacacacacacagagacacacacacacacacacacacacacacagagatggacacagagacacacacacacacacacacacacacagagagacagacacacacacacacaggactcacagcATCCGAGCTCTTGAAGTGGAGTCTGTATTTGGTGATCAGCACTTTGCCCTTCACCGCCCCGTTGAAGGGACAGATGTAGATGATGTCTTTGTCTGAGGACAGAGGAACACAGACGGCGTTGGTGTGTTTCTCCACCTTCTCTCTCAAAAGCCTCCACCAGGTGACCCGTCAGGTGATGACCACATGTCGGACTTTCCAGTCAAACTGTTCCCAGTGCGGCAGAAACCACTGCAGCTTTAAGTGGAGACACGttacacaataaaacaacaacattgcagTCCGATGTCTCGGATGCGTCCGTGTGACGTCTGACAGGCGGCATTATTCCCGTCTGCAATAACAACTCTGCAGACACTCGGCAGATCCTGGAACTCAGTGAGAATCACTCCGGCCGAGAGGAGGGAAGTCCATTACTGTCTGACAGGAAGTTCAGGTGACAAGATATCTCGTATCGAGTGTCGAGTTCAGAGCAGACAGGAAGCGTTAGCTTATGATGAAGAccgggagcgggggggggggttgtttgggagtttttcctgagccgatgtgaggttctgggacagggatgtctatgtgttcagattgttaagcactctgagactaattagtaatttgtgaaaatgggctaaacaaataaactgaattgaattctaaAGCTCACTGATTGGCCGTACGTGTAATTATTAGGCGTCCTGCGTGGCGATTGGTTTAAGTGCAGCGGACGATCAACCAACCAGACTTGTCGGACCAAACCCAACCCGGACCCCCTCCACTACCCAGCATGCCGCTGGCTGTCTGGTCTTGAGGGGCGGACAGCAGCACAGAGAGCAGGACtccgagagagaggggggggggctttttccCCCTCACGTTTCATTTTTAATGTGAAGTTGTCGGCCATATTGTCGGCCAAAAGAATAGTTTTTTACAGATGCTAATTCAAGGGGAAAATTGCACTTGTTTGTTAAATCTCTGCAAGAACCGACATGTACAACATTATTTTGGGTGCTGTAATTATTTTTGGGCTGAGCACAGCTCCACACTGAGCACCACACGGTCCAGGCCCGTATACCTACTGGTAAGAGGAAGGGAAGTGTGTAGTTTGCTCCCTTTAACGCAAACAGTCGTACAAGAAAACTACAAATATCACAGCACTTTCACTACAATAACACCctttgtccacacacacacacacacacacacacaagagacatGACTCACCGATGATTCTCTCCTCGCCCGGCAGCAGAGCCACATCGGCTAACAACTCCATCTTCACAGACTCTCTGGACATctgcaaacaacaacacacagaactGAACAACAGCGCGCACGGCAGTAACACGCTTTCATTTAAAGGGACACGTATGTCACATGTTAtctcagcgtcggaaatacacgagggcaaagggcaaaactgcacctaagaaatataatgttgcccctgatatcagaGGGGCAACGGATGCCTACAGAATTTAGATGATTGAAtagccttttgtttttgttgtgtgtggtgtgtgtcctatctgtattgcctgtactagttataggtacacacaaaataaatcaataaatatcattctgtattataaaaaacaaaagaaataagttataattgttaagatgtttaaaaaaatgtaataagaaTTAATAACCacgaagaaataagaataaaattaaatatgattgtCCGATtcatgctttttgttttttgttccaaaaaatctaagaaaacaatttgaatctgtagactactgcctaatagtcttattattgtctaatagtcatattactgcctaatagtcttattattgtataatagtgttattactgcctaatagtgttattactgcctaatagtcttattattgtctaatagtgttattactgcctaatagtcttattattgtctaatagtgttattactgcctaatagtcttattattatctaatagtgttattactgcctaatagtcttaatattgcctaatagtgttattactgcctaatagtcatattactgcctaatagtcttattattgtataGTAgtgttattactgcctaatagtcttattactgcctaatagtcttattattgtctaatagtgttattactgcctaatagggatgggtatcgtttgggttttttccgataccggtgctaaaccggtacttttaaaacgataccggtgctaaacggtgcctgaaccgatacttttttttaaaaacgcacaatgaggacattaaaaacctctttggccatattccctgtagaagccgttatcatggagcactgacaaacaacagaTATCAGAccgttaacatacacaatatatgttctccattatatgatgtgatatgtattgtcatgtgcagcctttatagggttaatcctgtcactgttttgatgggcaaagagaacaatcaatcagaggtactgaagatgacacgtgacaaataaagtttcgcttctgacagcgagagttacaatgaaacaaagtgatgccccacggtctttattcctccgtcattatattcccggtaacaccgggtatacagccgggaccgctggacatcaacacatctgctagcagactgttacgctcgtagctagcgctagctccgagctagcttaaacatggttataatggctaatttattatttcttgggctacttttatgaatgcaagacttgcaatcaacgatacggtactaatctgagttaaggctgctcgtcataatcggtctccacgtgttcagggggaccggtaacggtctccccatcgatcccagcctgacgctggtgtgctccacacgggttcacgtagtcacacacggcgcagcctccgctgtcaaacttaaatatgagaggctcgtaacctgctgacagggcggagtcaccagagaagttcacaacaatagtttttttcaatttcaatcggctcaggcaccggaaagaagcaccggaatgtgtgttgcgtttcggtccgggtaataccggttgtattggaaccggtaccacattggcaccggtttccggtacccaaccctactgcctaatagtcttattattgtctaatagtgttattactgcctaatagtcttattattgcctaatagtgttattactgcctaatagtcatattactgcctaatagtcttattattgtctaatagtgttattactgcctaatagtcttattattgtctaatagtgttattactgcctaatagtcttattattgacatttttatgacaattgctcatatactgtaaacctaaattattatttttgtcagtttcaaaaagtgcccccaatttatttatgAATACCCCTGGAGTTCAGTCAGTTGGGGCAAGAAATGCCTCCTAAAATATAAGTACATTTCCTCCCCTGCGTTATCGAGAGTTCTTTTCTGTATTTCCAGTCAACACCAGAAACTCTTTTTAAGATGTTGAACCTCCGAGCCGTGACACGGAGGATTTAAGGAGCTCAGCAACTAAACTCACGCCACTGCTCCTCATCCTTACTTGGAATTTGAGCTTATTAATTTAATCATCGTTCCTTCTATTGACATTCGGGTTTGTTTATTCTTCCCCTGAACGGTTCCGTTCAGTGAGCATtaggaaatatgtttttttatcattGATCCTTGTTATTGTACATTATGAATACCTATTTACATACTTCATAAAAAGGGAAACCCTACAACTGACTCCTCTTCATCAGGCCTGATGGTGTCGTGTTGTGCGGCTCGTAGGGATGTACCCCAGAGTACAAAGCGCCATATTCATAATGTtgagattaaaatgtttatattaataCCGAGGCCGGGTGCTTGGAGTGTTTTAAACAAAATGCTCCAAGCACTTCTGGTTGAAACTTTTTCGATACGACCACTGAGCGTCAGCCCccgggtcacgtgaccagcTGGCCCTCTCACTGGCTTCTCATGCCGTGTGAAGTATGAGTAAACGTCTCTCAACCTGAACAGAACCGCGCCGATTCACCTACACTGGAGATGTGTGGGGCCAAGGGGCTGGAGTTGTAGACGGAGACTGGTGAGGCCATCGCtcagggaggggggcggggcttccacAGGCtgaggaagacacacacacacacacacttttattctGTCACTTTAACATTAGACTGTCGGTAAAGATCCATCAGCAGAATACACATGATGCTGCATACTCGCTTTTTGAGTTTTACTCGCTTTTCGCATCactcgcgccttagagggggcggggcgtatctctgtggctttactccgtggaaacagttatgtTTTTCCTTCATCCAGTTCTACTTTATagttgttgaggacatcccacaaacatctgaacatccaacgccctcgtgtttgggttcataacattaatatatatatacacacatgacatcacccggaggctcacacagctcggtgactttcacctctagtctgaatgtctcttccagctccactagagcagcagttagattcaccagcggcggagcagctcaacgatgattggctctcacaactcgGTGGCGGGCGAATTTTTTtgccaaagttgaaatattttcaACTTGAGGCGAAAGAAGCGAACATTTTTGTCTACCACTCGCAACCACTCGTGTCTCTACGtggactttgcatgggatccaCTCGTTTGAAAAATTCTcagcgcttttggtgtgaacgcagcttgcGAAACATCAGAACATCTTCAAAACAGCCGCGTGGCGTCAGATGAGAGCTCGCCATTAATGCGGCCATCAGTCAGTCTGCACTTTGGATTTCTTTACCAAATTGGTGGCAACGCCGTATGAATATTACATGGCACGATGCCTTCCTGGGAGTTAAATAACGTGGTGTAATGGAAAGAGAAAAGGGCATTGCACTCGTATGAATAATTGATGCCATTAGAGGTTACTGAGGCTGACCCTGAAGCGGAGACCGTCGCCATGGCtaatcattgttttttttacataaatgtTTTACCCCGTGAAATATGGAATAGTATTGGCACGTTAAACACGCAAAGTTATTCTCACGGCTCTGTTACGAGTCTACGGACTCGGCGCTGACCCAGGTTCTGAAACAGATCAATACAGAACTATAACGCTGCCCCTGacatcacgaggagaggggcaactAATGCCCCCATCGTTTAGATAATGtaatagtgttttgtttttgttccgtGTTGTGTATCTacattgcctgtactaggtaggtacacaaaacaatctaataaatattatttttatttattcaattgaATTGATAAGTCGtttataaatgtaataataataaataaccacaaagaaataataataaaattgaatgtgattgtctgatttatgttttctgttgttTAGACTCCTGCCTAATAGTTTAATTACTgcctaatggtgtgttcacaccggacgttgagcagctccgctcgtcatcgtcctgccggttgaaaaaattgaggaaaagattattgtcgtagtctgtgggcaccccgaactttacgatacaactctttatgcttaccgaaaccggagcgaTAAAGATGAAGTGTGgaagaaggtcggagaagccgtgggactacctggtaagttttgaatgtatgtatttgcttttattctcgctatttgttgtactttactatgaaccaaccgccggcatatgtgttttcatggcaggagatctgccgccggaggtggaaaagtctcagagacacgtatcaaagagagaagaagagagagagagagagaagcgcagtgggagtgcagcttgGTCCACTAAAGTGTAAGTagtctgcggtcctgtcgttcctcgacccatttattactccgcccccgacgcgtctggtgtgaacacacttttttcgacgcgcgtcgagactgctgcgtcagacgcgtagagaattttttcgacacgtccggtgtgaacgcaccataatagtcttattattgctatttctatgacaattgctcatatactgtcagcctaaataagtatatttagttcaatgttatttcacaagtttcaaaaagtgcccccaatttctttttaaatggccctggatttcagtcaatgGGGGAAAAACGTGCCCCGTAAAAAtgatgtaaatgtcctcccctgatGGCAGGTGTTTTATTGTGTAAGCTGGTAGAGGCCACAGTCCTTGTGACCATGTGTTTATAAGCCCACAAAGAACGGGCTACCGCTGTTATTACTTTGGATTGTTGCACCTTTTGTAACCGTTGTCTTTGTTTCCATAACAAGGAAAACACCTGGAAGTCTGTTCGGTTTGTTCTCGTGTCTCATTGGGACTAAACTTGACTTTAATGTCGTGTCACGGACCTTGAAAGCTTTTATAAAGTGAACAGCAGAAAGACGGCTCGTAAATCCAGAGCCGGAAGGTGAACAGTCTCAAGTTTACTTTTAACTTAGACGTTATGAACGCTGCGTCACAGAGCTTATATACTGCTCCAAAGCTGATCTGCACCTTTTAATGATACCTTTTAAATCTACATATTTTtagggggcattttttgcccccactgattgaaatccaggggcattatAAATAAATTAGAGGGAacttttttgaaacttgtgaaataacatttaaccttatttaggcttacagtacatgagcaattgtcataaacatggcaataataaaactattaggcagtagtctacagattcagagtattttgttattatacaaaacataaatcagacaatcatattacatttttaaacaactataacttattttagttttttataatacaaaattgtatatatatattgatatatattaatatatcaatatatatattta
Encoded here:
- the mtm1 gene encoding myotubularin isoform X2, translating into MASPVSVYNSSPLAPHISSMSRESVKMELLADVALLPGEERIIDKDIIYICPFNGAVKGKVLITKYRLHFKSSDADVVMALDIPLCAISRVEKMGGASSRGENSYGLDITCKDMRNLRFALKQEGHSRRDIFELLFKHAFPLSHGLPLFAYVTQEKYATEGWDIYKPMEEFRRQGLPNDKWRIVFNKSYELCDTYPTVLAVPYKSSDDDLKRVAAFRSRGRIPVLSWIHRENQAVIVRCSQPLVGMSGKRNKDDERYLDVIREANDTAKLTIYDARPSVNAVANKATGGGYEGDEYQNAELVFLDIQNIHVMRESLKKLKDIVYPNVEESHWLSSLESTHWLEHIKLVLSGAIQVADKVSSGNSVVVHCSDGWDRTAQLTSLAMLMLDSHYRTLRGFQVLIEKEWISFGHKFASRIGHGDKNHADQDRSPVFLQFIDCVWQMTKQFPTAFEFNERLLLTILDHLYSCRFGTFLYNCQSAREQHDVRSKTESLWSLVNSRMEMYLNPFYTPESGRVLYPVASMRHLELWVTYYIRWNPRIRQQQSPVEQRYMELLALRDEYLKKLEALQLSDSPSSQLANAANTSSSPPPQQYTQLQTPL
- the mtm1 gene encoding myotubularin isoform X1, with product MASPVSVYNSSPLAPHISSMSRESVKMELLADVALLPGEERIIDKDIIYICPFNGAVKGKVLITKYRLHFKSSDADVVMALDIPLCAISRVEKMGGASSRGENSYGLDITCKDMRNLRFALKQEGHSRRDIFELLFKHAFPLSHGLPLFAYVTQEKYATEGWDIYKPMEEFRRQGLPNDKWRIVFNKSYELCDTYPTVLAVPYKSSDDDLKRVAAFRSRGRIPVLSWIHRENQAVIVRCSQPLVGMSGKRNKDDERYLDVIREANDTAKLTIYDARPSVNAVANKATGGGYEGDEYQNAELVFLDIQNIHVMRESLKKLKDIVYPNVEESHWLSSLESTHWLEHIKLVLSGAIQVADKVSSGNSVVVHCSDGWDRTAQLTSLAMLMLDSHYRTLRGFQVLIEKEWISFGHKFASRIGHGDKNHADQDRSPVFLQFIDCVWQMTKQFPTAFEFNERLLLTILDHLYSCRFGTFLYNCQSAREQHDVRSKTESLWSLVNSRMEMYLNPFYTPESGRVLYPVASMRHLELWVTYYIRWNPRIRQQQQSPVEQRYMELLALRDEYLKKLEALQLSDSPSSQLANAANTSSSPPPQQYTQLQTPL